TTGGTGTTGGTCAACGCGATGTGGGGGGCATCCTTTCCGATCATGAAGTGTTTGAACCTTCAAGTCGATGATCATTTTGGTGTCACCGAGTGGACCGCGTCGGGTTGGCTGCGGACCAGTTCGGCGTCGTGGTTGATCGGATTAAGGTTTGCCATTGCGTTCGGTTTGTTCGCGATTTTGCTGCGTGGAACGCTGCGACGTGTTCAAACGCCTCATCTGTTGGCCGGCGCGGCGATTGGGGTCATGTTTTTCTTGGGCCTGTTGTTGCAAGTCATCGGCTTGGCCACGATTCCCGCCTCACGAAGTGGATTTTTGACTAGCCTCGTGGTGATCATCACTCCGCTGATCAACACCGTGCTGCGGAAACAATTGCCGCGGCTTTGTGTGATGCTTGGCGCGTTGGTGGCAGTGGCCGGCGTGGCGGTCTTGACCGGATTGATCGTGTTCGACGAAGGGCATGTGTCGCTCGCCAGCAATGCGTTGGCGCAGTGGACCATCGGCGATTCGCTGACCACGTTGGGGACGCTGTTCTTTAGCGCTCAAATCTTGTTGGTAGACGTGTTTGGTAAACGCTATGAGTCCGTGTTGTTCACACCTAGCATGTTTGGAACCACTGCGGTGTTGGCACTGATCGTTTTTGCGGGGCTGAATCTGCAGGTGCCCGAGACCGCCACCGGGGGCTGGACCGCGCTGGCGATTCAACCACGGTTCTATCTGCTACTTGGGGTGTTGTGTTTATTTCCGTCGTTGGTCGCGTTTGTTTGGATGAACAAGTACCAACCGCGATTGACCGCAGGACAAGCCGCGGTGATCTACACGTGCGAGCCTCTGTTTGCGTCGACGTGGGCCATGTTTGTTCCGGTGATGCTTAGCGCGTGGTGCGCGGTCCATTATGCCAACGAACAATTCAGTGTTCCGCTGCTGATTGGCGGATCGCTCGTCTTGCTGGCCAACATCCTGGCCTTGTGGCCCGAGAAAAAAGACACTGCTTTGTGATCCGCTCGCGGCTGAGATTGTCGACGGAGACTTCGCAGGTTCGCGAGCCGTTACTCGGGCGAGTGTGTTAAGATGGCCAACGGCGTCGAAGGGTTCGATCGCTGCGTTTGAGTCAAAGCAACACCTCTCTCCTCGGTTTGGAAACGAAGCACCATGGATCGCCGAAACTTTCTCACCCGTACTGCTGCGTTGGCCTCGATTGCGACGGCCGCCCAGTCCGCTTACGCTGTCGCGTCGCCGCGTCGTGTCGGATTGATCGGTTGTGGGTGGTACGGCAAATGCGATTTGCTGCAGCTGATCAACATCGAACCGGTCGAGGTGGTGTCGCTGTGTGATGTGGATTCTCAGATGCTCGAGGAAGCGGCGGGGCTGATCGAATCGCGGCAAGTTTCCAAAAAGCGACCTCGGACGTATGCCGATTACCAAGAAATGCTTGCCGAGAAAGACCTCGACATCGTCTTGATCGCCACGCCCGATCATTGGCATGCGTTGCCGATGATTGCGGCGGTCGAGGCCGGGGCTGATGTTTATGTGCAAAAGCCCACCGGGGTGGATGTGCTCGAGAGTCGAGCGATGTTGGATGCCGCTCGACGCACGGGGCGAGTGGTGCAGGTTGGAACCCAGCGACGCAGCACGCCCCATTTGATCGAAGCGAAACAGAAAGTCGTCGACGCCGGATTGCTTGGCGACGTCGCCTTTGCGGAAGTGTGCTGTTATTACCACATGCGTGCCAAGAAAAATCCGCCTGTCATCGCTCCACCGCCATCGTTGGATTTCGATCGTTGGACGGGGCCCGCACCGCTGCGTCCGTACAACGAACTGATTCATCCACGCTCGTGGCGGGCGTTTATGGAATATGGCAACGGTATCGTGGGTGATATGTGCGTTCACATGTTGGACATGGTTCGCTGGCAGCTTGGCCTGGGCTGGCCTCGCCGCATCAGCAGTGCCGGGGGCATCTTGGTCGATACCGAATCGATCGCCAATATCACCGATACGCAAACCGCAACGTTTGACTTTGACGATCTCAAAGTGGTTTGGACCCACCGCAGTTGGGGTTCGCCACCCGATCCCGATTTTCCTTGGGCGGGAATCATTTATGGATCCAAAGGAACGCTGAAGCTAAGTGTGCAGAAGTACGAGTTCATCCCACGCTCAGGCGGCCAGAAATTATCGGGCAACGCCGTCATCGAACTCGACAAATATCCCAGCGATCAATCGGATGCCGAAAAATGGAAATTAGAATTGCACGTCGCGTCGGCGATTCGCGGGCACATGCGGGACTTTCTCAAGGCCATCGATGATCGCTCGAAACCCGTCGCGGATATTGAGCAAGGGCACATCAGCAGTGCTTCGTGTATCCTGGCCAACAACGCACTCACGCTGGGCCGAACCTTGGAATTTGATCCGCAGACGAATACCGTTGTCGGAGATGAGGAAGCGACAAAGTTGCTGCGGCGCCCCTATCGAGCTCCGTATCGACATCCCGCGGGATAAAAAATGGGCCAACGTCCATCTTGATGTGAGCCGCCGGCACG
The window above is part of the Novipirellula caenicola genome. Proteins encoded here:
- a CDS encoding Gfo/Idh/MocA family oxidoreductase; this encodes MDRRNFLTRTAALASIATAAQSAYAVASPRRVGLIGCGWYGKCDLLQLINIEPVEVVSLCDVDSQMLEEAAGLIESRQVSKKRPRTYADYQEMLAEKDLDIVLIATPDHWHALPMIAAVEAGADVYVQKPTGVDVLESRAMLDAARRTGRVVQVGTQRRSTPHLIEAKQKVVDAGLLGDVAFAEVCCYYHMRAKKNPPVIAPPPSLDFDRWTGPAPLRPYNELIHPRSWRAFMEYGNGIVGDMCVHMLDMVRWQLGLGWPRRISSAGGILVDTESIANITDTQTATFDFDDLKVVWTHRSWGSPPDPDFPWAGIIYGSKGTLKLSVQKYEFIPRSGGQKLSGNAVIELDKYPSDQSDAEKWKLELHVASAIRGHMRDFLKAIDDRSKPVADIEQGHISSASCILANNALTLGRTLEFDPQTNTVVGDEEATKLLRRPYRAPYRHPAG